A portion of the Nitratidesulfovibrio termitidis HI1 genome contains these proteins:
- the rplI gene encoding 50S ribosomal protein L9, translating into MKLILRADVENLGRLGDVVTVKPGFGRNFLLPQGLAMLASDANLKAFELERKKLQAKMDALRTAASDLSAKIAAADLVIPVRVGENDKLYGSVTTAIIGDALAEKGVDIDRRRILLDAAIRTLGTHEVRVRLHADVVATLNVKVVAEDKVSDAAEPVVDAEPETPAE; encoded by the coding sequence ATGAAGCTGATCCTTCGTGCAGACGTTGAAAACCTGGGCCGCCTCGGCGACGTCGTCACCGTGAAGCCCGGTTTCGGCCGCAACTTCCTGCTGCCGCAGGGCCTGGCCATGCTGGCCTCCGATGCCAACCTGAAGGCGTTCGAACTGGAACGCAAGAAGCTTCAGGCCAAGATGGATGCCCTGCGCACCGCAGCCTCCGACCTGTCCGCCAAGATCGCCGCCGCCGACTTGGTGATCCCCGTGCGCGTGGGTGAAAACGACAAGCTCTACGGTTCCGTCACCACCGCCATCATCGGCGATGCGCTGGCCGAGAAGGGCGTGGACATCGACCGTCGCCGCATTCTGCTCGACGCCGCCATCCGCACCCTGGGCACGCACGAAGTGCGCGTCCGCCTGCACGCCGACGTGGTGGCCACCCTGAACGTCAAGGTTGTTGCCGAAGACAAGGTGAGCGATGCCGCAGAACCCGTCGTGGACGCCGAGCCGGAAACCCCGGCCGAATAG
- the dnaB gene encoding replicative DNA helicase gives MPQNPSWTPSRKPRPNSHSDSDAASAYQGGGGAPDPTERASADLLRRVPPHSTEAEQAVLGGILLRNSVLHSVVDTLRPEDFYLPAHQQIYDACLELYRRNAPIDLVTMAEYLQSQSRLEGVGGAVYLAELAQSTISAANAEHYSTIVRDKSLLRSLIGAGSEIISNCYDASREVQKLLDESEQAVFAISERVSGKMFRSAKELVNKVFEDLVKRCDRKEVVTGVTTGFVQLDQMTSGLQPSDLIIVAARPSMGKTAFALNMCLRAAVNQNVPVAIYSLEMSMEQLVMRMLCSLGKVDLSKVRKGFLDDEDWQRLYHAADVLSQAPIYIDDTPAITTLELRARTRRLRAERGVGLVMVDYLQLMRSARRVDSRELEISEISRSLKALAKELTIPVIALSQLNRKVEERTNKRPMLSDLRESGAIEQDADVIMFIYRDDAYNKRDDNPRKGIAEIIIGKQRNGPVGVAELAYLASHTAFEDLTFVPPPPSEGYGD, from the coding sequence ATGCCGCAGAACCCGTCGTGGACGCCGAGCCGGAAACCCCGGCCGAATAGCCACTCCGATTCCGACGCCGCCTCCGCCTATCAGGGCGGGGGCGGCGCTCCCGATCCGACGGAACGCGCTTCCGCCGATCTGTTGCGCCGAGTCCCCCCGCACAGCACCGAAGCCGAACAGGCCGTGCTCGGGGGGATTCTGCTTCGCAACTCCGTGCTGCATTCCGTGGTCGACACGCTGCGCCCGGAAGACTTCTACCTGCCCGCCCACCAGCAAATCTACGACGCGTGCCTGGAACTGTACCGGCGCAACGCCCCCATCGACCTCGTGACCATGGCGGAATACCTGCAATCGCAGAGCCGCCTGGAAGGGGTGGGCGGGGCCGTGTACCTGGCGGAACTGGCCCAGTCCACCATCAGCGCCGCCAACGCGGAGCACTATTCCACCATCGTGCGCGACAAGTCGTTGTTGCGCTCGCTGATCGGCGCAGGCTCCGAGATCATCAGCAACTGCTACGACGCCTCGCGCGAGGTGCAGAAGCTGCTGGATGAATCTGAGCAGGCGGTGTTCGCCATTTCCGAACGGGTCAGCGGCAAGATGTTCCGCAGCGCCAAGGAACTGGTGAACAAGGTCTTCGAAGACCTGGTAAAGCGCTGCGACCGCAAGGAAGTGGTCACCGGCGTCACCACCGGCTTCGTGCAACTGGACCAGATGACCTCGGGCCTGCAACCGTCTGACCTGATCATCGTGGCCGCGCGCCCCTCCATGGGCAAGACCGCCTTTGCCCTGAACATGTGCCTGCGCGCCGCCGTGAACCAGAACGTGCCGGTGGCGATATACTCCCTGGAAATGTCCATGGAGCAGTTGGTCATGCGCATGCTTTGCTCGCTGGGCAAGGTGGACCTGTCCAAGGTGCGCAAGGGCTTTCTGGACGACGAGGACTGGCAGCGCCTGTACCACGCCGCCGACGTGCTGTCGCAGGCGCCCATCTACATCGACGACACCCCCGCCATCACCACCCTGGAACTGCGCGCCCGCACCCGCCGCCTGCGCGCCGAGCGCGGCGTGGGCCTGGTCATGGTGGACTACCTGCAGCTGATGCGCTCCGCCCGCCGGGTGGATTCGCGCGAACTGGAAATTTCGGAAATCTCGCGTTCTCTGAAGGCCCTGGCCAAGGAACTGACCATCCCGGTCATTGCCCTGTCGCAGCTGAACCGCAAGGTGGAAGAGCGCACCAACAAGCGCCCCATGCTTTCGGACTTGCGCGAATCTGGCGCCATCGAGCAGGACGCGGACGTGATCATGTTCATCTACCGCGACGATGCCTACAACAAGCGCGACGACAACCCGCGCAAGGGCATCGCGGAAATCATCATCGGCAAGCAGCGCAACGGCCCCGTGGGCGTCGCCGAGCTTGCCTACCTGGCCTCGCACACCGCGTTCGAGGATTTGACGTTCGTCCCGCCGCCGCCCTCAGAGGGGTACGGGGATTGA
- the alr gene encoding alanine racemase, with the protein MTIAYNKIAVRVRLGALRRNFEMLRRMAPAAMPVIKSDAYGHGLLPVARTLEAAGADAFAAGTVGECAQLRDGGIPGRIVALLGATDAADAECCVARSIVPAVYSADQLEMLAGRAAPGQQVDIALKFDTGMARLGFTEADLPALLDRLHARPMLRPVLVMSHLAVSDDPSRADFTREQGETFARILSGVRADWPAAQGSLANSAALLAHKELHFDVQRPGIALYGSNPLRGTAQERFGDGLQPAMDVAAPILQVHPLPAGRSISYGRTFTAPRDMAVAIVATGYADAYSRGLSGKGAMTVHGRRVPILGRVCMQMTAVDVTDVPGVAAGDDAYLMGGPGEALTPDELADLWGTISYEVLCLLGMNPRTHRE; encoded by the coding sequence ATGACCATCGCCTACAACAAGATAGCCGTCCGCGTGCGCCTTGGGGCGCTGCGCCGCAATTTCGAAATGCTGCGCCGCATGGCCCCCGCCGCCATGCCGGTGATCAAGTCCGACGCATACGGCCACGGCCTGCTGCCCGTGGCGCGCACCCTGGAAGCCGCCGGGGCAGACGCCTTTGCCGCGGGCACCGTGGGGGAATGCGCCCAACTGCGCGACGGCGGCATTCCCGGCCGCATCGTGGCCCTGCTGGGCGCCACGGACGCCGCCGACGCCGAATGCTGCGTCGCCCGGTCCATCGTGCCCGCCGTGTATTCCGCCGACCAGCTGGAAATGCTGGCGGGGCGGGCAGCCCCAGGCCAGCAGGTGGACATCGCCCTCAAGTTCGACACCGGCATGGCCCGCCTGGGCTTCACCGAGGCCGACCTGCCCGCCCTGCTCGACCGGCTGCACGCCCGGCCCATGCTGCGCCCGGTGCTGGTCATGTCGCACCTGGCCGTGTCCGACGATCCTTCGCGCGCCGACTTCACCCGCGAGCAGGGAGAAACCTTTGCCCGCATCCTGTCCGGGGTGCGGGCCGACTGGCCCGCCGCGCAGGGCTCGCTGGCCAACTCCGCCGCGCTGCTGGCCCACAAGGAACTGCACTTCGACGTGCAGCGCCCCGGCATCGCCCTGTACGGGTCGAACCCCTTGCGCGGCACCGCGCAGGAGCGTTTTGGCGACGGGCTGCAACCGGCCATGGACGTGGCCGCGCCCATCCTTCAGGTGCACCCCCTGCCCGCCGGGCGCAGCATCAGCTATGGCCGCACCTTCACCGCCCCGCGCGACATGGCCGTGGCCATCGTGGCCACCGGCTACGCCGACGCGTACAGCCGGGGGCTTTCCGGCAAGGGCGCCATGACCGTGCATGGCCGCCGCGTACCCATCCTGGGTCGGGTATGCATGCAGATGACCGCCGTGGACGTGACCGACGTGCCCGGCGTGGCCGCCGGTGACGACGCCTACCTGATGGGCGGCCCCGGCGAGGCGCTGACGCCCGACGAACTGGCCGACCTGTGGGGCACCATATCCTATGAAGTGTTGTGCCTGCTGGGCATGAACCCGCGCACCCACCGGGAATAG
- a CDS encoding NAD-glutamate dehydrogenase domain-containing protein has protein sequence MAESHAKGVEEALTLVKGGLGGIADQVVPWFFANMPDYYLRTHSVTEQVHHLQAIISGRVVTDNHAVRLASPDGRKITYISPSASRDLHGILAGLLGEHIETARIYTTADGQLGLNEFLLAPQPRAGSLHTGDGGGDLFSAALDAMRASGELPETELAPFAAFLATANAEYVEKFDPVRAARHFRLLREIGGGDDTGLLIEQCSAPTLPPVPPVPTVPEGVSGGGIVLSAEPCDARRETRIVVAMRHPPATGLLLQIARIMRRLDITVHRSYADTFADASGETAIMSFYVSHKGDLILDDSALWQDLRKKLRLVKWFAPHELEILADEESWPIKRIMLLQAACGFAHVFLAKDNQWAFSTQNVVRIVLARRAETAALVDWFEARFDPTLGDREAAARRLEADAADAVNAVADERERAVLLMIQRFFRHVLRTNYFLDTIYGLSFRLDPEFLPDAYRQEGEELPFGVFFFHTPGGLGFHIRYRDMARGGVRVVPTRTQEQFELESNRLYDEVRRLAYAQQVKNKDIPEGGAKAVILLGPLGDVGLAVASVINSLLDVVLPGQDTPALPGVVDYLGREEIIYCGPDENIQPAHIAWMVERARQRGYRWPSAFMSSKAGAGINHKQYGVTSIGVMVFAEEMLRHLGIDPFTQPFTAKITGGPKGDVAGNLMRLMFEAYGDNARIVAVSDGHGGAWDPDGLDQAELLRLVDAQRSISAFDPARLRGEGAWVVTSDTPEGVRRRNTLHNTAHADIFIPAGGRPDAINTRNWHDFFDRGGVPTARAIIEGANLFVAPEARKRLAERGVLVVHGSSANKTGVICSSYEVLGGLVMTDEEFIAHKDRFVAEVLDILRVRARDEARLLLAEIRRCDGCKALHEISVDVSLEMNAVADALYAALVARGEPVEADPALRQVLLDYLPSVLVEGFPERIFGRIPLRHQYALVAAHTASRIVYAEGAGWLAPLARQRDAESVARAWLHEDARIRNLITAVSRSGLPEATAVVHLLERGARKRATEEALGLE, from the coding sequence ATGGCCGAGTCCCATGCCAAAGGAGTGGAAGAAGCGCTCACGCTCGTCAAGGGTGGGCTCGGCGGCATTGCCGATCAGGTGGTGCCGTGGTTTTTTGCCAACATGCCGGACTATTACCTGCGCACCCATTCGGTGACGGAGCAGGTGCACCACCTGCAGGCCATCATCTCCGGCCGGGTGGTCACGGACAACCACGCGGTGCGCCTGGCCAGCCCGGACGGCCGCAAGATCACCTACATATCCCCCTCCGCCTCGCGCGACCTGCACGGCATCCTGGCCGGACTGCTGGGTGAGCACATCGAGACCGCGCGCATTTACACCACGGCCGACGGGCAGTTGGGGCTGAACGAATTCCTGCTGGCCCCGCAACCCCGTGCGGGCAGCCTGCACACCGGTGACGGTGGCGGCGACCTGTTCAGCGCCGCCCTGGACGCCATGCGCGCCAGCGGTGAACTGCCGGAAACGGAACTGGCCCCCTTTGCCGCGTTTCTGGCCACCGCCAACGCGGAATACGTGGAAAAGTTCGACCCGGTGCGGGCGGCCCGCCATTTCCGGCTGCTGCGCGAGATAGGCGGCGGCGACGACACCGGACTGCTCATCGAACAGTGCTCGGCCCCGACCTTACCCCCCGTGCCCCCCGTACCCACTGTTCCGGAAGGCGTCAGTGGTGGCGGTATCGTGCTGTCGGCGGAGCCCTGCGACGCCCGGCGCGAAACGCGCATCGTGGTGGCCATGCGCCACCCCCCGGCCACGGGCCTGCTGCTGCAGATCGCCCGGATCATGCGCCGCCTGGACATCACCGTGCACCGCTCCTACGCGGACACCTTCGCCGACGCCTCCGGCGAGACGGCCATCATGAGCTTCTACGTGTCGCACAAGGGCGACCTGATCCTGGACGATTCCGCCCTGTGGCAGGACCTGCGCAAGAAGCTGCGCCTGGTGAAGTGGTTCGCCCCGCACGAACTGGAAATCCTGGCCGACGAGGAATCCTGGCCCATCAAGCGCATCATGCTGTTGCAGGCGGCCTGCGGCTTTGCCCACGTGTTTCTGGCCAAGGACAACCAGTGGGCCTTCAGCACCCAGAACGTGGTGCGCATCGTGCTGGCCCGCCGGGCCGAAACCGCCGCGCTGGTGGACTGGTTCGAAGCCCGCTTCGACCCCACCCTGGGCGACCGCGAGGCGGCCGCGCGCAGGCTGGAGGCCGATGCGGCGGATGCCGTGAACGCGGTGGCCGACGAGCGCGAGCGGGCCGTGCTGCTGATGATCCAGCGCTTCTTCCGCCACGTGCTGCGCACCAACTATTTTCTCGACACCATCTATGGCCTGTCCTTCCGGCTGGACCCGGAATTTCTGCCGGACGCCTACCGGCAGGAGGGCGAGGAACTGCCCTTCGGCGTCTTCTTCTTTCATACCCCCGGGGGGCTGGGCTTTCACATCCGCTACCGCGACATGGCGCGTGGCGGCGTGCGCGTGGTGCCCACCCGCACCCAGGAACAGTTCGAACTGGAATCGAACCGCCTGTACGACGAGGTGCGGCGGCTGGCCTACGCCCAGCAGGTCAAGAACAAGGACATCCCCGAGGGCGGCGCCAAGGCGGTCATCCTGCTGGGACCGCTGGGCGACGTGGGGCTGGCCGTGGCCTCGGTGATCAACTCGCTGCTGGACGTGGTGCTGCCCGGCCAGGACACCCCGGCCCTGCCCGGCGTGGTGGACTACCTGGGCCGCGAGGAAATCATCTACTGCGGCCCGGACGAGAACATCCAGCCCGCGCATATCGCCTGGATGGTGGAGCGCGCCCGCCAGCGCGGCTACCGCTGGCCCTCGGCGTTCATGAGTTCCAAGGCCGGGGCGGGCATCAACCACAAGCAGTACGGCGTCACCAGCATAGGGGTGATGGTCTTTGCCGAGGAAATGCTGCGCCACCTCGGCATCGATCCCTTTACCCAGCCGTTCACGGCGAAGATCACCGGCGGGCCCAAGGGCGACGTGGCGGGCAACCTGATGCGCCTGATGTTCGAGGCCTACGGCGACAACGCGCGCATCGTGGCCGTCAGCGACGGGCATGGCGGGGCCTGGGATCCGGACGGACTGGACCAGGCCGAACTGCTGCGCCTGGTGGATGCGCAGCGCAGCATCAGCGCCTTCGACCCCGCCCGGCTGCGCGGCGAGGGCGCGTGGGTGGTCACGTCCGACACCCCGGAAGGGGTGCGCCGCCGCAACACCCTGCACAACACCGCCCACGCGGACATCTTCATCCCCGCGGGGGGGCGGCCCGACGCCATCAATACCCGCAACTGGCACGATTTCTTCGACCGGGGCGGGGTGCCCACGGCGCGGGCCATCATCGAAGGGGCCAACCTGTTCGTGGCGCCGGAGGCGCGCAAGCGCCTGGCCGAGCGGGGGGTACTGGTGGTGCACGGCTCGTCGGCCAACAAGACCGGGGTCATCTGCTCCTCGTACGAGGTGCTGGGCGGCCTGGTCATGACCGACGAGGAGTTCATCGCCCACAAGGACCGCTTCGTGGCCGAGGTGCTGGACATCCTGCGGGTGCGCGCCCGCGACGAGGCGCGCCTGCTGCTGGCCGAGATACGCCGTTGCGACGGCTGCAAGGCCCTGCACGAGATTTCCGTGGACGTCTCGCTGGAGATGAACGCCGTGGCCGATGCGTTGTACGCGGCGCTGGTGGCGCGCGGCGAACCGGTGGAGGCGGACCCGGCCCTGCGCCAGGTGCTGCTGGACTACCTGCCGTCGGTGCTGGTGGAAGGCTTTCCCGAACGGATATTCGGGCGCATTCCGTTGCGCCATCAGTACGCCCTGGTGGCCGCGCACACGGCCTCGCGCATCGTCTATGCGGAAGGCGCGGGCTGGCTGGCCCCGCTGGCGCGCCAGCGCGATGCCGAAAGCGTGGCCCGGGCCTGGCTGCACGAGGACGCGCGCATCCGCAACCTGATCACGGCGGTGTCGCGCAGCGGACTGCCGGAAGCCACCGCCGTGGTGCACCTGCTGGAACGCGGCGCGCGCAAGCGGGCCACCGAAGAGGCGCTGGGGCTGGAATGA
- a CDS encoding LPS-assembly protein LptD: protein MTDGRFRPFAGFAAYVFLLLSGILFAGGAYAQQPQPNVLQMRTEDDREVTWNLTADTVTSQNDSKIMEAEGRVALRRGQDYLKADYIRYYSTTNWVYLKGNVEVHFGKDDIAAEEAEFDLRSRTGWMKNGRIFMGEPHAYFAGERIDKNWGDLYTFTNAKITVCDGDTPAWALTAEEAVVEIDGYARLWRSNFQVKDNDVAYSPYFVMPAKRTRQSGFLMPQYGISSRDGFYYNQPYYWVLNDTSDVTLNEYFMSERGFMHGVEYRSRPTTDQTTWLRFDWLYDNKVVDNDGDDPIDGSDGLVRTNHERYWLRGMFEQRLGDPRWRLKGDLDYVSDQNYLREFKRGLGGFSDSRDNLFELFGRDINERDRYRTSQVMLTRDWDRVSVALGGRYDQDPDLGNGNRPYSSDSLPQRLPEADVYLHRGTLFEGLPLEMQASAQSVYFHRRNGTQGARHEVHPQLVLPVNGKYGSVTSSVGLRQTVYDTERRESLTGDGGDSSGESRTLPDYNVAASTEFARVYHVESAPLTLTAENAGQSRWTGIRHAVQPRVEYNNLPLVDQNDNPRYDGDDRIGARNELVYSISNVFTRKREVVRMKTSDEGVAEPDLATDYLEFLRVKLQSGYDIREANRDDELDTYERRPVLDYRAEVQYFPVAWLAWHSITAWSPYTGDVTQHDHGLSLIDANRGQLTVGYNWRSRLDEYNRTRDYDINALYLRGEASVWGPWSVGGEYRVDIENSRDLERVFDIIYTHQCFKLIGRTTFDREEERYEVLVVLPGLSD, encoded by the coding sequence ATGACAGACGGCAGATTCCGCCCGTTCGCCGGGTTCGCGGCATATGTGTTCCTGCTGCTTTCCGGCATCCTGTTCGCGGGCGGAGCGTACGCCCAGCAGCCGCAGCCCAACGTGCTGCAGATGCGCACCGAGGACGACCGCGAGGTGACCTGGAACCTCACGGCCGATACCGTCACGTCGCAGAACGACAGCAAGATCATGGAGGCCGAGGGCCGCGTGGCCCTGCGGCGCGGCCAGGACTACCTGAAGGCCGACTACATCCGCTATTACTCCACCACCAACTGGGTGTACCTGAAAGGCAACGTCGAGGTGCACTTCGGCAAGGACGACATAGCCGCCGAAGAAGCGGAATTCGACTTGCGCAGCCGCACCGGCTGGATGAAGAACGGCCGCATCTTCATGGGCGAACCCCACGCCTACTTCGCGGGCGAGCGCATCGACAAGAACTGGGGCGATCTTTACACCTTCACCAACGCCAAGATCACCGTGTGCGACGGCGATACCCCGGCCTGGGCGCTGACCGCCGAGGAGGCCGTGGTCGAGATCGACGGCTACGCCCGCCTGTGGCGCTCGAACTTCCAGGTGAAGGACAACGACGTCGCCTATTCCCCCTATTTCGTCATGCCCGCCAAGCGCACCCGCCAGTCGGGCTTCCTGATGCCGCAATACGGCATCAGCTCGCGGGACGGCTTCTACTACAACCAGCCGTACTACTGGGTGCTGAACGACACCAGCGACGTGACCCTGAACGAGTACTTCATGTCCGAGCGCGGGTTCATGCACGGGGTGGAATACCGCTCCCGGCCCACCACGGACCAGACCACCTGGCTGCGCTTCGACTGGTTGTACGACAACAAGGTGGTGGACAACGACGGCGACGACCCCATCGACGGCAGCGACGGCCTGGTCCGCACCAATCACGAACGGTACTGGCTGCGCGGCATGTTCGAACAGCGCCTTGGCGACCCCCGCTGGCGGCTCAAGGGCGACCTGGACTACGTGTCCGACCAGAACTATCTGCGTGAGTTCAAGCGGGGGCTCGGCGGGTTCAGCGATTCGCGCGACAACCTGTTCGAACTGTTCGGCCGCGACATCAACGAGCGTGACCGCTACCGCACCAGCCAGGTCATGCTGACCCGCGACTGGGACCGCGTTTCCGTGGCCCTGGGCGGTCGGTACGACCAGGATCCGGATCTGGGCAACGGCAACCGTCCCTACTCGTCGGACTCGCTGCCCCAGCGCCTGCCCGAGGCCGACGTGTACCTGCACCGGGGCACCCTGTTCGAAGGGCTGCCGCTGGAAATGCAGGCCTCTGCGCAGTCGGTGTACTTCCACCGCCGCAACGGCACCCAGGGCGCGCGGCACGAGGTGCATCCGCAGTTGGTGCTGCCGGTGAACGGCAAGTACGGCTCGGTGACTTCCTCCGTGGGCCTGCGCCAGACCGTGTACGACACCGAACGCCGCGAGAGCCTGACCGGCGACGGCGGTGATTCCTCGGGTGAATCCCGTACCTTGCCGGACTACAACGTCGCGGCCTCCACGGAGTTCGCCCGCGTCTATCACGTGGAAAGCGCGCCGCTTACCCTGACCGCCGAGAATGCAGGGCAAAGCCGCTGGACCGGCATCCGCCATGCGGTGCAGCCGCGCGTGGAGTACAACAACCTTCCGCTGGTGGATCAGAACGACAACCCCCGCTACGACGGTGACGACCGCATCGGCGCACGCAACGAGCTGGTCTACTCCATCAGCAACGTGTTCACGCGCAAGCGCGAAGTCGTACGGATGAAGACCAGCGACGAGGGAGTGGCGGAGCCGGACCTGGCTACCGACTATCTGGAGTTCCTGCGGGTGAAGCTGCAAAGCGGCTACGACATCCGCGAGGCCAACCGTGACGACGAGCTCGATACCTACGAACGCCGTCCCGTGCTCGACTACCGGGCCGAGGTGCAATACTTCCCGGTGGCGTGGCTGGCCTGGCACAGCATTACCGCATGGTCGCCCTATACCGGCGATGTCACCCAGCACGACCACGGCCTGTCCCTCATCGACGCCAACAGGGGACAGTTGACCGTGGGGTACAACTGGCGCTCCAGGCTCGACGAATACAACAGGACGCGTGACTACGACATCAACGCGCTGTACCTGCGCGGCGAGGCTTCGGTGTGGGGCCCATGGAGCGTGGGAGGCGAGTACCGCGTGGATATCGAGAATAGTCGCGACCTGGAGCGGGTTTTCGACATCATCTACACCCACCAGTGTTTCAAGCTGATAGGTCGGACCACGTTTGACCGCGAAGAAGAACGTTACGAGGTGCTGGTGGTGCTGCCGGGCCTCAGCGATTGA
- the queF gene encoding preQ(1) synthase, whose amino-acid sequence MSKKIAPPARGTADATYTRSQDQTGHLRTLGVKAEYPHAGPGPHILEAFPNNFPDRPYIVSIAFPEFTSLCPVTGQPDFATIVTEYIPDRLCVESKSFKLYMFAYRNHQSFMETITNTVLDHMTEALDPLWCRVKGLFTPRGGTHLHVFAERFKQVEEPRAAMIREMVSEWKRESGRHTA is encoded by the coding sequence ATGAGCAAGAAAATCGCCCCCCCCGCGCGCGGCACCGCCGACGCCACCTATACCCGCAGCCAGGACCAGACCGGGCACCTGCGCACGCTGGGCGTGAAGGCCGAATATCCCCACGCCGGCCCCGGCCCGCACATTCTGGAAGCCTTCCCCAACAACTTCCCTGACCGGCCCTACATCGTGAGCATCGCCTTTCCGGAATTCACCTCGCTGTGCCCGGTGACCGGCCAGCCCGACTTCGCCACCATCGTCACCGAATACATCCCCGACCGGCTGTGCGTGGAGTCCAAAAGCTTCAAGCTGTACATGTTCGCCTACCGCAACCACCAGTCGTTCATGGAAACCATCACCAACACCGTGCTCGACCACATGACCGAGGCCCTGGACCCGTTGTGGTGCCGGGTGAAGGGACTGTTTACCCCGCGCGGCGGCACCCACCTGCACGTGTTCGCCGAGCGCTTCAAGCAGGTGGAGGAACCGCGCGCGGCCATGATCCGCGAGATGGTATCGGAATGGAAACGCGAGAGCGGGCGGCATACGGCGTAA
- a CDS encoding transporter substrate-binding domain-containing protein: MKLFKLLAAMVLAVLVAAPAMAADIELAKKSTLNEIVARGELRVGFDAGYMPFEMTDKNGNYVGFDIDLAKELAKAMGVKFVPVNTDFDGMIPALLSDKFDIIISGMTVTQERNLRINFANPYIVVGQSVIVSKKLEGKVKTWEDLNKPEYTVVSRLGTTGEEAAKRMLPKAKYKSFEKEADGALEVINGKADAWVYDMPFNVVFMAEQGKGKAMHLDKPFTYEPLGFGIKKGDPDFLNFLDNFLSQIKNDGRYDRIYSKWMKSTEWRAQVQ; this comes from the coding sequence ATGAAACTGTTCAAGCTGCTGGCTGCCATGGTGCTGGCCGTGCTCGTCGCCGCGCCCGCCATGGCCGCCGACATCGAGCTGGCCAAAAAGTCCACCCTCAACGAAATCGTGGCGCGCGGCGAGTTGCGCGTCGGCTTCGACGCGGGCTACATGCCCTTTGAAATGACCGACAAGAACGGCAACTACGTCGGCTTCGACATCGACCTCGCCAAGGAACTTGCCAAGGCCATGGGCGTGAAGTTCGTGCCCGTGAACACCGATTTCGACGGCATGATCCCGGCCCTGCTCAGCGACAAGTTCGACATCATCATCAGCGGCATGACCGTGACCCAGGAACGCAACCTGCGCATCAACTTCGCCAACCCGTACATCGTGGTCGGCCAGTCGGTCATCGTCAGCAAGAAGCTGGAAGGCAAGGTCAAGACCTGGGAAGACCTGAACAAGCCTGAATACACCGTGGTTTCGCGTCTCGGCACCACCGGCGAGGAAGCCGCCAAGCGCATGCTGCCCAAGGCCAAGTACAAGTCCTTCGAAAAGGAAGCCGACGGCGCGCTGGAAGTCATCAACGGCAAGGCCGACGCCTGGGTGTACGACATGCCCTTCAACGTGGTGTTCATGGCCGAACAGGGCAAGGGCAAGGCCATGCACCTGGACAAGCCCTTCACCTACGAGCCGCTTGGCTTCGGCATCAAGAAGGGTGACCCCGACTTCCTGAACTTCCTGGACAACTTCCTGAGCCAGATCAAGAACGATGGCCGCTACGACCGCATCTACAGCAAGTGGATGAAGTCGACCGAGTGGCGCGCCCAGGTGCAATAG
- the rpsR gene encoding 30S ribosomal protein S18: protein MAFKKKFTPRRKFCRFCADKDLPLDYKRADILRDFITERGKIIARRITGTCAHHQRLLTREIKRARQMALLFYTAGHSSDVKKKSQI from the coding sequence ATGGCCTTCAAGAAGAAGTTCACCCCGCGCCGCAAGTTCTGCCGCTTCTGCGCCGACAAGGACCTGCCCCTCGATTACAAGCGCGCCGACATCCTGCGCGACTTCATCACCGAGCGCGGCAAGATCATCGCGCGCCGCATCACCGGCACCTGCGCCCATCACCAGCGTCTGCTCACCCGTGAAATCAAGCGCGCCCGCCAGATGGCCCTCTTGTTCTACACCGCGGGCCACTCCAGCGACGTCAAGAAAAAGAGCCAGATCTAG
- the rpsF gene encoding 30S ribosomal protein S6: MRKFETLLLLSPELAADAREALLGTLTGVVEREQGKMVTADHWGMRDLAYPVQKHMRGYYVRLEYLAPGEAVAEVERNIRISDGIFKFVTVKLADAVEEVA, translated from the coding sequence ATGAGGAAGTTTGAAACGCTGCTGCTCCTTTCCCCGGAGCTGGCCGCGGATGCCCGCGAGGCGCTGCTTGGCACCCTCACCGGCGTCGTAGAGCGTGAACAGGGCAAGATGGTCACCGCCGACCACTGGGGCATGCGCGACCTCGCCTACCCCGTGCAGAAGCACATGCGCGGCTACTACGTGCGCCTCGAATACCTCGCCCCCGGCGAAGCCGTGGCCGAAGTGGAACGCAACATCCGCATCTCCGACGGCATCTTCAAGTTCGTTACCGTCAAGCTGGCCGACGCGGTCGAGGAGGTTGCATAA